A genomic region of Nitrospira sp. contains the following coding sequences:
- a CDS encoding DUF1015 domain-containing protein, with amino-acid sequence MSQILPFQGMLYDQTLVGTIKDVVAPPYDIIDMNGQKRLHDRHPHNIIRMELGLDQTGDSPAHNRYTRAATTLQTWLNEGILKRDAQPAVYYHTIEYTPLYSAPDAPKKVLRGFLALAKLEALDSGHIYPHENTRAAAKTDRLNLIEACRSNFSPIWSLYSDPLGAIIQLLDTATNGTPARYDFQDDAGCRECLWTVTDETVLKQVTDAMHSKPLFIADGHHRYETALNYQKLRRQQMGHQTGLQPYDSVLMLLTPLEDPGLTVLPTHRVATTPLPSSDQIKTVLGDVFELQEFPFNASTQDHTRSQFLASLRTEGTKAPVFGLIRQGDNRYVTLTLKPAHRPSIQASPRAKLDVSLLQQLIVTKLCPTQQEQEAILYTKDDHEALDWVDNGTGTGAFLLNATKVSEVQAVAAAGERMPHKSTYFYPKPLTGLVINVMNG; translated from the coding sequence ATGTCACAGATTTTGCCATTCCAGGGCATGCTATACGATCAAACGCTCGTGGGTACCATCAAGGATGTGGTCGCCCCGCCGTACGACATTATCGACATGAATGGGCAGAAGCGACTTCACGATCGCCATCCCCACAACATTATCCGAATGGAATTAGGGCTCGACCAGACCGGGGACAGCCCTGCCCATAACCGATACACCCGTGCAGCCACGACCCTGCAGACCTGGCTCAACGAGGGGATCCTGAAACGCGATGCGCAGCCAGCCGTCTACTATCACACGATTGAATATACCCCTCTCTATTCAGCTCCTGATGCTCCGAAGAAAGTGCTTCGTGGATTTCTGGCGCTGGCAAAGCTGGAGGCGCTCGACTCCGGACATATCTACCCTCATGAGAACACACGTGCCGCGGCAAAGACCGACCGCCTGAATCTGATCGAAGCCTGCCGTTCAAACTTCAGCCCGATCTGGTCCCTCTACTCTGATCCGCTCGGTGCCATCATCCAACTTCTGGACACCGCAACAAATGGCACGCCGGCGCGCTACGACTTTCAAGACGATGCTGGATGTCGAGAATGCTTGTGGACCGTGACCGACGAGACCGTACTGAAACAGGTGACCGATGCGATGCACAGCAAGCCGTTGTTCATCGCGGATGGTCACCATCGCTATGAAACGGCGTTGAACTATCAAAAGCTCCGGCGACAGCAGATGGGCCATCAGACTGGGCTGCAACCCTACGACTCGGTGCTCATGCTGCTTACCCCACTTGAAGATCCGGGATTGACGGTCTTACCGACGCACCGCGTTGCGACCACCCCATTGCCGTCTTCGGACCAGATCAAGACCGTATTGGGCGACGTGTTTGAGCTTCAAGAATTCCCCTTTAACGCATCCACTCAAGATCACACACGCTCACAATTCCTGGCTAGCTTGCGGACTGAAGGAACAAAGGCCCCGGTGTTCGGGCTGATACGTCAAGGCGATAACCGCTACGTCACCCTCACCCTGAAACCGGCCCATCGACCTTCCATTCAGGCCTCACCTCGAGCCAAACTCGACGTCTCACTGCTGCAGCAACTGATCGTGACCAAGCTCTGTCCAACACAACAGGAACAAGAAGCCATTCTGTACACCAAAGATGACCATGAAGCCCTGGATTGGGTGGACAACGGAACAGGAACCGGCGCATTCCTGCTCAACGCCACGAAGGTCAGTGAAGTGCAAGCGGTCGCAGCTGCGGGGGAGCGGATGCCGCACAAATCGACGTATTTTTACCCGAAGCCGTTGACGGGGCTCGTCATCAACGTCATGAACGGGTAG
- a CDS encoding PilZ domain-containing protein, whose product MQLRCSSRKYVRYPTSVQTDNGAGEGTLFDLSPTGCRMQSNVALTPGSYLALHIEAPDTESPLAVEISIVRWHKDNQFGIEFLRYAQGVREYFIDLVEGYNAPASLSQSVEAESALNTIAA is encoded by the coding sequence ATGCAGCTCCGGTGCAGCTCAAGAAAATATGTCCGGTACCCCACCAGCGTCCAGACCGACAACGGTGCTGGAGAAGGAACCCTCTTTGATCTCTCTCCAACGGGATGTCGAATGCAGAGTAATGTCGCCCTGACGCCAGGCAGCTATCTGGCATTGCACATCGAGGCGCCTGACACAGAATCTCCGCTCGCCGTCGAAATCTCAATCGTGCGTTGGCACAAAGACAACCAGTTTGGCATCGAGTTTCTTCGGTACGCACAGGGAGTCCGTGAGTACTTCATCGATCTGGTCGAAGGCTACAACGCTCCTGCTAGTTTGAGCCAATCTGTTGAAGCAGAATCGGCGCTTAACACCATCGCTGCGTAA
- a CDS encoding type VI secretion system tube protein Hcp, giving the protein MAAVDYFLKIAGIEGESNDLKHKGDIHLGSWSFGGTQTGGEHFAGGGGGGKFSAQDFHFTTKLSKASPKLFQACATGERLKNATLVARKADEGQQEYYTITFSDCLVSSYQQGGAVGSDLIPTDQASLSFGRIEIEYTEQKADGSLGAVVKGGYDLKLNKAV; this is encoded by the coding sequence ATGGCGGCTGTTGACTATTTTCTGAAGATCGCCGGGATTGAGGGCGAGAGCAATGATTTGAAGCACAAGGGAGACATCCATCTGGGTTCGTGGTCGTTCGGAGGCACACAAACGGGGGGCGAGCATTTCGCCGGCGGTGGGGGCGGGGGTAAGTTCTCGGCGCAAGATTTTCATTTCACGACGAAGCTCAGCAAGGCCTCACCGAAACTCTTCCAGGCCTGTGCCACTGGTGAACGGTTGAAGAATGCGACGCTCGTGGCGAGAAAGGCAGACGAGGGACAGCAGGAGTACTACACAATCACGTTCAGCGACTGTTTAGTGTCTTCCTATCAGCAGGGTGGGGCTGTTGGATCGGACCTCATTCCAACGGATCAGGCGTCGTTGAGCTTTGGGAGGATTGAGATCGAGTACACAGAGCAAAAGGCGGATGGGTCGCTTGGAGCAGTTGTGAAGGGTGGCTATGACTTGAAGCTCAATAAGGCTGTCTAG
- the gltB gene encoding glutamate synthase large subunit, translating to MNIPGFPRQQGLYDPRHEKDSCGIGFVVNIKGKKSHDIVRKGLQVLENLTHRGAQGADSCTGDGAGILLQVPHTFLKRVAGDVGVSLPDVGEYGVGQLFLPPTADARRLCEKLFTEVLVEEGLRLLGWRDVPVKSDQIGAQARTTEPFMRQIFIARDALNEAQFERKLYVTRKRVEKAVAESAIQGREHFYVSSLSANTIVYKGLLLPHQMAAYYQDLTDERMVSALALVHSRFSTNTFPTWPRAHPYRYVCHNGEINTLKGNVNWMKARQGRLHSELFGKDMEKLFPIVSEDQSDSACLDNTLEFLLLGGRSLPHAMMMLIPEPWVANAQMDLDRRGFYQYHAAMMEPWDGPAAVCFTDGKMIGATLDRNGLRPCRYHVTTDGLVVLASEAGVLPADAKEIRMKGRLQPGRMFLVDTVQGRIIDDEEIKADIVGRKPYRNWVTQYGVSLDELPEPLNVPQPDHPTIRQRQQAFGYTVEELKMVITPMIMTGEEALSSMGTDTPLAVLSDRPQLLFKYFKQLFAQVTNPPIDPIREQLVMSLVTNIGPKPNLMDESPESCRRIKVQQPILTNADLQKIKGISDPHFKSKTLRMLFRVAEGPDGLGEAVDDLCRQASQAIKEGHKFLILSDRGVDEQWAPIPSLLGISAVHHHLVRECTRTEVGLILETGEPRDVHQFACLLGYGAGTINPYLVFESLVDMERDHYLPEGLDAQTAEGKFIKAINKGLLKIFSKMGISTVQSYCGAQIFEAIGLSRELIDRYFTETPSRVEGIGIREVGEETLRRHRTAYEPAAIRQLDFGGEIHYRIQGEHHNWNPETIYKLQHASRSNDPKTYAEFAQIVNDESKRRSNLRGLLDFKFAPQPIPIEEVEPAKDIVKRFNTGAMSFGSISKEAHETLAIAMNRLGGKSNTGEGGEDPERFKPLPNGDSKNSYIKQVASARFGVTAHYLVNARELQIKMAQGAKPGEGGQLPGHKVDENIARFRYATPGVQLISPPPHHDIYSIEDLAQLIFDLKNSNPDAGVSVKLVAEVGVGTVAAGVAKAHADKVLISGDSGGTGASPLSSIKYAGIPWELGLAETHQTLVLNDLRGRIRVETDGQIKTGRDVVIATLLGAEEYGFATAPLIVEGCIMMRKCHLNTCPVGIATQDPELRKKFNGKPEHIVNYLFFVAEEARQLMAKLGFRTINEMVGCVDKLKITTAVDHWKAKGLDLSPLLTVPDVPANVPRYCVQKQDHGLADILDNKLVELCKVAIEKGKKVTLDLPIRNINRTTGTVLSSKIAKTYGPDGLPEDTISIKFTGSAGQSFGAFLAKGITLTLEGESNDYIGKGLSGGKIIVFPPKNILYNPEETILIGNTSLYGATQGEAYFYGMAGERFAVRNSGAQTVVEGTGDHGCEYMTGGVVVVLGRTGRNFAAGMSGGVAFVLDDAGSFQSRCNTGMVELEPVTTKEDKQLLHGLITKHFMYTGSRKAKQVLDAFEATLPKFVKVMPVDYKRVMEERKRKASAVH from the coding sequence ATGAATATTCCTGGGTTTCCCCGCCAGCAAGGGCTCTATGATCCTCGGCACGAGAAGGACTCCTGTGGGATCGGTTTTGTCGTCAATATCAAAGGGAAGAAATCCCATGACATTGTCCGTAAAGGGCTTCAAGTCTTAGAGAATTTGACCCATCGTGGAGCGCAAGGCGCTGATTCCTGTACGGGAGACGGAGCAGGCATTCTTTTGCAAGTTCCGCACACATTCCTGAAGCGGGTCGCGGGGGATGTCGGCGTGTCATTGCCGGATGTTGGCGAGTACGGAGTGGGCCAGCTCTTTCTCCCGCCGACTGCAGATGCTCGACGGCTGTGCGAGAAGCTGTTCACAGAGGTTCTTGTGGAAGAAGGCTTGCGTTTGCTCGGTTGGCGGGATGTGCCGGTCAAGAGCGACCAGATCGGCGCGCAAGCGCGAACGACCGAGCCGTTCATGCGGCAGATCTTCATCGCGCGAGATGCCCTCAACGAAGCCCAATTTGAGCGAAAACTGTATGTGACTCGCAAGCGGGTTGAAAAGGCCGTGGCGGAGTCGGCCATTCAAGGGCGGGAACACTTCTATGTGTCCAGTCTGTCGGCCAATACCATCGTCTATAAGGGGTTGTTGCTGCCGCATCAAATGGCGGCGTACTACCAAGACCTCACTGATGAACGAATGGTCAGTGCGCTGGCCTTGGTGCACTCACGCTTTAGTACGAATACTTTTCCCACCTGGCCACGGGCCCATCCCTATCGGTATGTGTGCCACAACGGAGAGATCAATACGCTGAAGGGGAACGTCAATTGGATGAAGGCTCGCCAGGGACGTCTTCATTCCGAGCTGTTCGGGAAGGACATGGAGAAGCTGTTCCCGATCGTCTCGGAGGATCAAAGTGACTCGGCTTGTCTCGACAATACCCTCGAATTTCTACTACTCGGGGGCCGTTCGCTCCCCCATGCCATGATGATGTTGATTCCAGAACCTTGGGTGGCGAATGCCCAGATGGATTTGGATCGTCGAGGCTTTTACCAGTATCACGCGGCGATGATGGAGCCGTGGGACGGGCCAGCAGCGGTCTGTTTTACCGACGGCAAAATGATCGGTGCGACGTTGGACCGGAACGGGCTGCGTCCCTGCCGCTATCACGTGACGACCGATGGCCTCGTGGTCCTGGCATCCGAGGCCGGGGTCTTGCCGGCTGACGCGAAAGAGATCCGCATGAAGGGCAGGCTCCAACCGGGCCGCATGTTCCTCGTCGACACGGTGCAGGGCCGCATCATCGATGACGAAGAGATTAAGGCCGATATCGTGGGCCGCAAACCCTATCGCAATTGGGTGACGCAGTACGGGGTCTCGTTGGATGAGTTGCCGGAGCCGCTGAATGTCCCGCAGCCCGACCACCCGACGATCCGCCAGCGGCAGCAAGCCTTCGGCTATACGGTCGAAGAACTCAAAATGGTCATCACGCCGATGATCATGACGGGCGAAGAAGCACTCTCGTCGATGGGCACCGATACTCCGTTGGCGGTGCTGTCCGATCGACCGCAGCTGCTGTTCAAATATTTCAAGCAACTTTTTGCGCAGGTGACGAATCCCCCCATCGATCCGATCCGCGAACAGCTTGTCATGTCGCTCGTGACCAACATCGGCCCGAAGCCGAACTTGATGGACGAATCGCCCGAGTCGTGTCGCCGTATCAAGGTGCAGCAGCCGATTCTTACGAACGCCGATCTGCAAAAAATCAAAGGCATTTCTGACCCGCACTTCAAGAGCAAGACCCTCCGTATGTTGTTCCGCGTCGCCGAAGGGCCGGATGGGCTTGGCGAGGCGGTCGACGACCTCTGCCGGCAAGCCTCGCAGGCGATTAAGGAAGGCCACAAGTTTCTTATTTTGAGTGATCGTGGCGTTGATGAACAGTGGGCCCCGATCCCAAGTTTGCTCGGTATCTCCGCCGTTCATCATCACCTGGTTCGGGAGTGTACGCGAACTGAAGTGGGCTTGATTCTCGAAACGGGCGAGCCTCGCGATGTGCATCAGTTTGCCTGTTTGCTCGGCTATGGTGCCGGGACCATCAACCCGTATCTGGTGTTCGAGTCGCTCGTCGACATGGAGCGCGACCACTATCTGCCGGAAGGGCTTGATGCGCAGACGGCGGAAGGGAAATTCATCAAGGCCATCAATAAGGGCCTGCTCAAGATCTTCTCGAAAATGGGGATTTCTACGGTGCAGTCCTACTGCGGGGCGCAGATCTTCGAGGCAATCGGGTTGAGTCGCGAACTGATCGATCGTTACTTTACCGAGACCCCGTCGCGCGTGGAAGGGATCGGCATTCGCGAAGTTGGTGAAGAAACGCTACGCCGACACCGAACTGCCTATGAGCCGGCGGCGATCCGCCAACTTGATTTCGGCGGCGAGATCCACTACCGCATCCAGGGTGAGCACCATAACTGGAATCCGGAAACGATCTATAAGCTGCAGCATGCCAGCCGTTCGAACGACCCGAAGACCTACGCCGAATTCGCGCAGATTGTGAACGACGAGAGCAAGCGGCGATCGAATCTGCGCGGCCTCCTTGATTTCAAGTTTGCGCCCCAGCCGATTCCGATTGAGGAAGTGGAGCCGGCCAAAGACATCGTGAAGCGCTTCAACACCGGCGCGATGTCCTTCGGCTCGATCAGCAAGGAAGCGCATGAAACGCTGGCGATCGCGATGAACCGGCTCGGCGGCAAGAGCAACACCGGGGAAGGTGGCGAAGATCCCGAGCGGTTCAAACCCTTGCCGAACGGCGATTCAAAGAACAGCTATATCAAACAGGTGGCGTCGGCCCGATTCGGAGTCACAGCGCATTATCTTGTGAATGCGCGGGAATTGCAGATCAAGATGGCACAGGGTGCCAAGCCTGGAGAAGGCGGTCAATTGCCGGGGCACAAGGTGGACGAAAACATCGCGCGCTTCCGGTATGCCACGCCGGGCGTGCAACTGATTTCTCCCCCGCCGCATCACGACATCTATTCGATCGAGGATTTAGCCCAGCTGATCTTCGACCTCAAGAATTCCAATCCTGATGCCGGGGTTTCCGTGAAACTGGTGGCGGAGGTCGGCGTCGGCACGGTCGCAGCCGGTGTTGCCAAGGCCCATGCGGACAAGGTGCTCATCAGCGGCGATTCGGGCGGCACGGGTGCGTCACCGTTGTCGTCGATCAAATATGCCGGAATTCCTTGGGAGCTGGGGCTGGCGGAAACTCATCAGACGCTGGTCCTCAATGATCTTCGTGGCCGCATCCGTGTTGAAACGGACGGTCAGATCAAGACCGGTCGCGACGTGGTTATCGCTACGCTGCTCGGTGCGGAAGAATATGGGTTCGCGACCGCGCCCCTCATTGTCGAAGGCTGCATCATGATGCGCAAGTGCCATCTGAATACCTGCCCGGTCGGGATCGCCACACAGGACCCTGAATTGCGCAAGAAGTTCAACGGCAAGCCGGAGCATATCGTCAATTACCTGTTCTTTGTGGCCGAGGAAGCTCGGCAGTTGATGGCGAAGCTCGGTTTCCGGACGATCAACGAAATGGTTGGCTGCGTCGACAAGCTCAAGATCACGACAGCTGTCGACCACTGGAAAGCCAAGGGGCTGGACCTCTCACCGCTACTGACGGTTCCGGATGTGCCAGCGAATGTGCCGCGCTATTGCGTGCAGAAGCAGGACCATGGTCTCGCTGACATCCTCGACAATAAACTCGTCGAGCTCTGCAAGGTCGCCATTGAGAAGGGTAAGAAGGTCACACTCGATCTTCCAATCAGGAATATCAACCGGACGACCGGCACGGTGCTCTCCAGCAAGATTGCGAAGACGTACGGGCCGGACGGATTGCCGGAAGACACGATCTCGATCAAATTCACCGGCTCGGCCGGCCAATCGTTTGGGGCCTTCCTCGCGAAAGGTATTACACTGACGCTGGAAGGGGAGTCCAACGACTATATCGGCAAGGGATTGTCCGGAGGCAAGATCATCGTTTTCCCGCCTAAGAATATTTTGTACAATCCGGAAGAGACGATTTTGATCGGCAATACGTCGCTCTATGGAGCAACACAAGGCGAGGCCTATTTCTACGGCATGGCGGGTGAACGGTTTGCCGTGCGCAACAGCGGGGCGCAGACTGTCGTCGAAGGAACAGGTGATCACGGGTGTGAGTACATGACCGGCGGCGTGGTTGTGGTGCTCGGTAGGACCGGCCGGAACTTCGCGGCAGGCATGTCCGGGGGAGTGGCGTTCGTGCTGGATGATGCCGGGTCATTCCAGAGCCGTTGTAACACCGGGATGGTCGAACTGGAGCCGGTGACGACGAAGGAAGACAAGCAACTGCTCCATGGGTTGATCACGAAACACTTCATGTACACGGGGAGCCGGAAGGCCAAACAGGTGCTCGATGCGTTTGAGGCCACCTTGCCGAAGTTCGTCAAGGTTATGCCGGTCGATTACAAGCGTGTGATGGAAGAACGAAAGCGGAAGGCGAGTGCGGTACACTAG
- a CDS encoding glutamate synthase subunit beta: MGDPKGFIKYAREGPKRKPIELRVLDWKEMYEPISEDRLKTQGARCMDCGVPFCQGNTGCPVVNLIPEWNDLVYRGRWNDALKALHTTNNFPEFTGRLCPAPCEGACVLGINEDPVSIRILEWNIVDRGFNEGFVTPVLPVIQTGKTVAIVGSGPSGLAAAQQLARAGHEVTVFEKSDRIGGLLRYGIPDFKMEKWVIDRRLEQMKAEGVKFQTNVAVGQDITGEQLRQQFDAVGLTMGAEQARELPIPGRELKGVHLAMDYLTQQNKRTAGIQFSDEPFTAKGKRVIIIGGGDTGSDCLGTAHRQGCVEAHQFELLPEPPPQRAASTPWPLWPMQLRTSHAHEEGCDRQWSVSTTKFAGHDGHVTKLHANRVKFENGKFEPMPGTEFEIHADLVLLAMGFTGPVKSGLLDNLGVKYDARGAVSVDNNFMSNLDGVFAGGDTKRGASLIVWAIAEGRKMAAGIDKYLHANRSAKKAVL, translated from the coding sequence ATGGGAGACCCAAAAGGTTTTATAAAATACGCCCGTGAGGGCCCGAAGCGCAAACCGATCGAACTGCGTGTGCTCGATTGGAAGGAGATGTACGAACCGATCTCCGAGGACAGGTTGAAGACCCAGGGTGCGCGCTGCATGGACTGCGGTGTGCCATTTTGCCAAGGGAACACCGGTTGTCCGGTTGTGAATTTGATTCCGGAATGGAACGATCTTGTCTATCGTGGCCGTTGGAACGATGCACTAAAAGCGCTGCACACGACGAACAACTTTCCTGAATTTACGGGACGGCTCTGCCCGGCGCCCTGCGAAGGGGCCTGTGTGCTGGGTATCAATGAGGATCCGGTGTCCATCCGCATCCTCGAATGGAACATCGTCGACCGTGGCTTCAACGAAGGCTTCGTGACACCGGTCCTACCAGTTATTCAGACCGGCAAGACCGTAGCGATTGTCGGTTCCGGTCCGTCGGGGTTGGCTGCTGCGCAGCAACTGGCTCGGGCCGGCCATGAGGTGACGGTCTTCGAAAAGTCCGATCGGATCGGGGGCCTGCTTCGCTACGGCATTCCCGATTTCAAAATGGAGAAGTGGGTCATCGACAGACGGTTGGAACAGATGAAGGCCGAAGGGGTGAAGTTTCAAACCAACGTCGCCGTCGGTCAGGACATCACTGGCGAACAGTTGCGCCAACAGTTTGATGCGGTGGGATTGACGATGGGCGCTGAGCAGGCCCGCGAGTTGCCGATCCCGGGACGTGAACTGAAGGGTGTGCATCTCGCGATGGACTATCTTACCCAGCAGAATAAGCGGACGGCAGGCATTCAGTTTAGTGATGAACCATTCACCGCAAAGGGCAAGCGGGTGATCATCATCGGCGGCGGCGATACGGGGTCCGACTGTCTCGGCACCGCGCACCGTCAAGGCTGCGTGGAGGCCCATCAATTCGAGTTGCTGCCGGAACCGCCACCGCAGCGGGCTGCATCCACACCTTGGCCGCTCTGGCCGATGCAACTGCGTACGTCCCACGCCCATGAAGAAGGCTGTGACCGGCAGTGGAGCGTGTCCACGACCAAATTTGCCGGCCATGATGGCCACGTCACAAAACTCCATGCCAATCGGGTTAAGTTTGAAAACGGAAAGTTTGAACCGATGCCTGGGACCGAGTTCGAGATACACGCTGATCTGGTATTGCTGGCCATGGGATTCACCGGCCCCGTCAAGAGCGGCCTGCTCGACAATCTGGGCGTGAAGTACGATGCCCGCGGTGCAGTCTCGGTAGACAATAATTTCATGAGCAACCTCGACGGTGTCTTCGCCGGCGGCGATACCAAACGCGGCGCCTCCCTCATCGTCTGGGCGATCGCCGAAGGCCGCAAGATGGCGGCAGGCATTGACAAGTATCTGCACGCCAATCGTTCTGCAAAGAAAGCCGTCTTGTGA
- a CDS encoding sigma-54-dependent Fis family transcriptional regulator, with product MNAKILIVDDDPDIVMMLEDRLHASGYETVAAAEGQQALDHIVHESPQLILLDLTLPKVSGLDVLKRLSQIKPAENIPVIVMTAHGSVEAAVEAMKEGAYDFLTKPLDKDHLLIVIRKALERDSLRRQVAYLRSEVDGRYASIVGNSQSVKSVVEAAQRAAKSDASVLLLGESGTGKELFARSIHQWSHRGAMPLIVINCVALTETLLENELFGHERGAFTGADRQQKGKLEMADGGTVFLDEIGDMSLPLQAKLLRVLQDREFQRVGGSKTVSVNIRIIAATNKDLRQAVRAGQFREDLYFRLNVVTFTLPPLRERSGDVPALAQFFLDRHTRDAKRPGMALSIAAIEALTGYPWPGNIRELDNVIARAVVLSQKDTIEPEMLALLADDTSPCRDEDPFLPYLNLPYHESMEHHSRYIIARAMELAEGNQTKASESLKLQRTYLARLLKQQK from the coding sequence ATGAACGCTAAAATTCTTATTGTCGACGATGACCCCGACATCGTCATGATGCTTGAGGACCGGCTCCATGCTTCCGGATACGAGACCGTCGCGGCCGCCGAGGGACAACAGGCGCTTGACCACATCGTTCACGAGTCTCCCCAGCTGATCCTCCTGGACCTTACCTTGCCCAAAGTGTCGGGACTTGATGTCCTCAAGCGTCTGTCCCAGATCAAACCGGCTGAAAATATTCCTGTCATCGTCATGACTGCGCATGGCTCTGTTGAAGCCGCGGTTGAGGCCATGAAGGAAGGGGCGTACGACTTTCTGACCAAACCCCTCGATAAAGACCATCTGTTGATCGTGATTCGCAAAGCCTTGGAGCGGGATTCACTGCGACGCCAGGTCGCCTATCTCCGGTCTGAAGTCGACGGCCGTTACGCCTCCATCGTCGGCAACAGCCAGTCCGTCAAGTCTGTCGTGGAAGCGGCACAACGGGCCGCCAAATCCGATGCGAGCGTATTACTCCTCGGCGAAAGCGGGACCGGCAAGGAACTCTTCGCTCGCTCGATCCATCAGTGGAGCCATCGGGGTGCCATGCCACTCATCGTCATCAACTGCGTTGCCTTGACGGAGACGCTACTGGAGAATGAACTATTCGGACACGAGCGAGGAGCATTCACCGGGGCCGACCGACAACAGAAGGGCAAGCTGGAAATGGCCGACGGTGGGACCGTCTTCCTTGACGAGATCGGAGACATGTCCCTTCCGTTGCAAGCGAAGCTGTTACGTGTCCTGCAAGACCGGGAGTTTCAGCGTGTTGGCGGCTCCAAGACCGTCTCAGTCAACATTCGTATCATTGCGGCCACGAACAAGGACCTTCGGCAGGCCGTACGAGCAGGCCAGTTCCGTGAAGATCTCTATTTTCGACTCAACGTCGTGACCTTCACGCTGCCACCGCTTCGCGAACGATCAGGGGATGTCCCGGCCCTGGCCCAGTTCTTTTTGGATCGGCATACGAGAGATGCAAAACGACCAGGCATGGCACTGAGTATAGCGGCAATCGAGGCCTTGACCGGCTATCCCTGGCCGGGGAATATTCGGGAATTGGATAATGTGATCGCGCGCGCCGTCGTCTTGAGCCAGAAAGACACCATTGAACCGGAGATGTTGGCGCTCCTGGCAGATGACACTAGCCCCTGTCGAGACGAAGACCCTTTCCTCCCGTACCTGAACCTGCCCTACCATGAATCGATGGAACACCACAGCCGCTACATCATCGCGCGCGCGATGGAACTGGCTGAAGGCAATCAGACAAAAGCCTCGGAATCGCTCAAGCTTCAGCGAACCTATCTGGCTCGATTACTCAAACAGCAAAAATAG
- a CDS encoding polyprenyl synthetase family protein, whose protein sequence is MKHARNLGWVAPSSAQGDRHPIVTMGPYWMGHSSVKIAVVYTSFICLTLFPRLPYHPRMAQSPAIATLHSMSDVWDAYRGELDGVEDRVKGNLDSSVTLVNTVAAHILSGGGKRIRPLLLLLSARLCGYPGADHHQLGSIVEFIHTATLLHDDVVDDADLRRGRRAARKVWGNQISILVGDYLYTKAMCKVVEFQNQGINEVLAEACNKMAEGEVLQLYYNGNPAMPELEYIKIVEHKTAGLIAAACRMGAILAEASETQQEALFRFGQYLGIAFQVADDTLDYIANGESLGKTIGQDLRQGKATLPLLHLLQQCSEQDRQMIKDRMETRTLSTSDLERILFLMADFGSITYAMDRASTYIAAAKHELERFDDSTARRALSVAADYMITRDR, encoded by the coding sequence ATGAAGCACGCGAGAAACCTGGGGTGGGTTGCCCCCTCTAGCGCTCAGGGTGACCGTCACCCCATTGTTACGATGGGACCTTACTGGATGGGTCATTCCTCTGTCAAGATTGCGGTAGTCTATACCTCTTTCATTTGCTTGACTTTATTTCCTCGGCTGCCATACCATCCGCGCATGGCACAAAGTCCAGCGATCGCAACCCTGCACAGTATGTCAGATGTGTGGGATGCATACCGTGGTGAACTGGACGGAGTGGAAGATCGAGTCAAGGGAAACCTCGACTCTAGCGTGACCCTGGTCAATACGGTCGCCGCCCATATCTTGAGCGGTGGCGGCAAACGCATCAGACCCCTCCTGCTCCTCCTGTCGGCTCGCCTCTGCGGTTATCCCGGCGCTGACCATCATCAACTCGGCAGTATCGTGGAATTCATCCACACCGCAACCCTGTTACACGACGATGTCGTCGATGACGCCGATCTCCGAAGAGGCAGGAGAGCCGCACGTAAAGTGTGGGGAAATCAAATCAGCATTCTCGTTGGCGATTACCTCTATACAAAAGCCATGTGCAAAGTCGTGGAGTTCCAGAATCAAGGCATCAATGAAGTCCTAGCCGAGGCCTGCAATAAAATGGCGGAAGGAGAAGTCCTTCAGCTGTACTATAACGGCAACCCTGCGATGCCGGAACTGGAGTACATTAAGATCGTCGAGCATAAGACCGCCGGCCTCATTGCGGCAGCATGCCGCATGGGCGCCATTCTGGCCGAGGCATCTGAAACCCAACAGGAGGCGCTGTTTCGCTTCGGACAATACCTCGGCATCGCCTTTCAAGTCGCCGACGATACCTTAGACTACATCGCAAACGGCGAGTCGCTCGGCAAAACGATCGGGCAAGATCTCCGGCAGGGAAAAGCGACGCTGCCGCTGCTGCATCTGTTGCAACAATGCTCAGAGCAGGACCGCCAAATGATCAAAGACCGCATGGAGACCCGGACGCTCAGCACGTCCGATCTTGAGCGTATCCTGTTCCTCATGGCCGATTTCGGTTCGATCACCTATGCGATGGATCGCGCGAGCACCTATATCGCCGCCGCCAAACATGAGCTTGAACGCTTCGATGATAGTACCGCACGCCGTGCGCTGTCAGTCGCCGCTGATTACATGATTACCCGCGACCGATAG